From one Gossypium hirsutum isolate 1008001.06 chromosome D08, Gossypium_hirsutum_v2.1, whole genome shotgun sequence genomic stretch:
- the LOC107927426 gene encoding protein G1-like6, giving the protein MDSIQEMDNSSISQDGVASHAPSSSSSTASRYENQKRRDWNTFMQYLKNHRPPLALSWCSGAHVLEFLRYLDRFGKTKVHTPICPFYGYPNPPAPCPCPFRQAWGSLDALIGRLRAAFEENGGKPEANPFGTRAVRLYLREVRDLQSKARGISYEKKKRKRPSSAHQQTPSLPFPPPRPPPPGAC; this is encoded by the coding sequence ATGGATTCAATTCAAGAAATGGATAATAGCTCCATTTCCCAAGACGGTGTAGCTTCACATGCACCATCATCGTCGTCTTCAACCGCGAGTCGCTACGAGAACCAAAAGCGCCGTGACTGGAACACATTCATGCAGTATCTAAAGAACCACAGGCCCCCACTGGCACTCTCTTGGTGCAGTGGAGCTCATGTCTTGGAGTTCCTTAGATACCTCGACCGGTTCGGCAAAACCAAAGTCCACACTCCGATATGTCCTTTCTATGGCTACCCGAACCCACCGGCTCCTTGTCCATGCCCGTTCCGTCAAGCCTGGGGTAGCCTCGATGCTCTCATCGGCCGACTCCGAGCTGCTTTtgaagaaaatggaggaaaaccTGAGGCGAACCCGTTTGGGACACGAGCTGTGAGGCTTTATCTTCGTGAGGTACGTGATTTACAGTCAAAAGCAAGAGGGATTAGCTACGAGAAGAAGAAACGTAAACGACCATCATCAGCTCATCAACAAACCCCATCTCTGCCATTTCCGCCGCCGCGGCCGCCACCACCAGGTGCATGTTGA
- the LOC107927350 gene encoding NAC domain-containing protein 21/22-like (The RefSeq protein has 4 substitutions compared to this genomic sequence) has product MGLRDIGAALPPGFRFYPSDEELVCHYLFKKVANEEILKGTLVDIDLHTCEPWQLPEVAKLNASEWYFFSFRDRKYATGFRTNRATASGYWKATGKDRTVIDPRTQEVVGMRKTLVFHKNRAPNGIKTGWIMHEFRLETPHMPPKEDWVLCRVFHKNKGDNINNNPTTMLETSSSRAFSLRDQTSLHYGHQLQQIATSLSFPQPHPSHGQSLLSLLQQNNNNNPYTNEVISSKVEDEFDFFWDINTVENNLEDIKFDNNEDDDNVGFL; this is encoded by the exons ATGGGGTTAAGGGATATAGGGGCAACACTGCCACCTGGGTTTAGGTTTTATCCAAGTGATGAAGAGCTGGTTTGCCATTATCTCTTCAAAAAGGTTGCTAATGAAGAAATCTTGAAGGGTACTTTGGTTGATATTGATTTGCATACATGTGAGCCATGGCAGCTTCCTG agGTGGCAAAGCTAAACGCAAGCGAGTGGTATTTCTTCAGCTTCCGAGATCGGAAGTACGCGACGGGGTTCCGAACGAATCGAGCGACGGCATCTGGTTACTGGAAAGCAACTGGAAAGGATCGGACGGTGATCGACCCAAGAACACAAGAGGTGGTAGGGATGAGAAAGACGTTGGTGTTTCACAAGAACCGAGCTCCAAATGGAATCAAAACAGGTTGGATCATGCATGAGTTTCGTCTAGAAACCCCGCATATGCCTCCTAAG GAAGATTGGGTTTTATGTAGGGTTTTTCACAAAAACAAGGGAGACAACATCAACAACAACCCAACGACGATGTTGGAGACATCATCGTCTCGTGCCTTTTCTTTAAGAGACCAAACAAGCTTGCATTATGGGCATCAACTCCAACAAATGGCCACCTCTTTGTCTTTCCCGCAACCCCATCCAAGCCATGGCCAAAGCTTGTTGAGCTTGCTTCAGCAAAATAGCAACAATAATCCCTACACCAATGAAGTAATTAGCTCCAAAGTTGAAGATGAATTCGATTTCTTTTGGGACATCAACACGGTAGAAAACAGCTTGGAAGACATAAAATTCGATAATAATGAGGATGATGATAATGTGGGTTTCCTATGA